AGTTCATATGGAGCCTTAGTAAGTCTTTGGGATGTCTTGGTCTTATGTTTGGTTCATGTTGTAGAACTTTTACTCATTGTTTTTTGATGTTTGGTGAAAACATGGGTTTATGCTTATTTGGTTATATCATGGTTCTTTGCCTTATCaagtttggttaaaaaaaaatcactctttGCCTTTGCCCTGTTCAAGTCTGATAATGTTTTCTTTGTAGAACTTTTAACTCATTGgcttttttttatgtttggtgGAACATATTGTTCTTTGTTCTGTTCAAAGTGAGAGGATGCTTTGGCCTTCTTATTAGTTTGATACTGTTTGTTATTAGTggtgtttctttttcttgtatgTATGAAGTGTATTTCTCTAATTTGTGTAATTGAGTTAAACGAGTTTGATGATTGTTCTATTTTGAAATAAAGATGCTTGAAAGTTGCTCTCACTTGTTATTTGCTTCAGAAAGTTAATTGGCTACTACTGGTGAATGATTAGCTAGTTGGCAGGGGTAAAGCCACAACGCAGCGTACGGGTCGGCATAACCGACTCTGTTGAAAAATTCACtcaatatgtataaataatttatccaGAACCtagtgaataatattttttaaaatcagcCACTCATAAACTCAAAATCGTAGCTTTGTCTCGGTGAAGATGGTTGTGAACCTAAGATATAATATTGGCAAAGACCGAAGGGAAAGGGGAGCTTATAGATTTTTttccagttttttttttatttttttttatttgttcctTTTAGATCGATAAATTGACCGTAATAATTTCTTGCTATAGAGAACAAAGAAATTATTTCTTCAATTCgaccttaaatatttttcttaatataaatgTTCTCttatcatttcttttatttaggGGAACAAATCTAATATGGAATATCTGTTTAATCTTAATACCTAGCTGAGGTAAAGTTGTAAAATAGTTACCAACCTTTTTGGTCCTTGCAAATTTGCAATTGAGACATCTCAAGGGAATCTCATTGATTTTCACTTTGACCCTTGCAAACACCACATGCTCAaaagattaataaaataagtgaacATTATGAgataagaattttaaattttagtagaaatagaaatgctatttaaattttgactcgatatttatatttaaataatattaaaatagttgaaaaataaaatgaactaaTAAGTTATTTGATAACTATACTGATAAGAAATAACAAGTAttagtaaaataattgaaaaatgaatagatAATAATAAggtatttaataattatactaGTGAGAAATAATAGATATAACATGTACTTATAATTTTGACCATTTTGATTTTTGGCAAagctaaaacccaaaacccccCCAAACACTTAGTTTTTGGCGCTAGCACTGTTCACAGTGAATCAATGGAGGAAGAAGCTTCAGAGCAGCAGCTTATTAgagaatccatggatgaagatgCTGTAGAGCTGTTGGAAACCCCAATTGAAGCTGTAGAGGAGAAACCATTGGAAGAACCTTACCCTTGGCCGGTTATTCAGTATGATGTTCCGCCGTATCTAACCTATCATTTCTTTAATCAGTTCAGGACGCCTTCAAAccctaacaattttttaaagGGTGTCAAATGGTAAGCTTTTTGTTTCTCCATTTCTTATGCCCtgttttctctgtttttttccCTATGTAGTCTCATGGCTATATTTTTGGTGGAATTATAGGTCTCCTGATGGTTCTGGCTTCCTCACTTGCTCTGATGATAATACCTTTTGTTTATATAACTTGTAAGTTTCGTCTCAGTTTCTGATGAAAAATGATAATTTCTTTCTAGGAGCAAATTAgaaatatatgaattttaagTCTCAAATAACTGTTAAGCTTATATGAGTAACTTTCTTGTAAATTTTTGGGTGATTGGATCTGCGGGGATTAAAATTTATTGACAGATAGAGTTTCATTTAACTCTTCCTGTGTGAGCTTAGCTTTCCGGTCAGCCTGGATATAGGGAGAAAGGCTGTGGTAGGTTGATAACTAGCATTAAAAATAGTATGATATGAATCATCTGAACATAGAGGGGAATGGATATAGATAATTCATATCGACGGACCCAAGGAGTTTGTGATTGAGATACATTAATTGATTGACCAGATAGTATTTGCTGGGCTGACTATGAGGCACAATGTAGAAAATGGTAGTTATTCTTGCATTTCCATTGTCCTTGAGTTGCTTTGTTAATTTGGCTCTGGTTCATTGATAGGCCATATGATGAAAGTGGACAGCTTGCTGATTTTTCCTCATCAGCTGCTGATACAGGTAATATATGCTACTAGTTTATATAGGTTTGAATGTGAAACAACATTGTGGAAGTGTGCTATAGTAATTGCTTTCAGTGTGGGAACTTGTCGATCATGTGTGTTCAGTATTGAGCTTGATATGATTTTCTTTCTcatgtttttgtttattttgataaacACTGACTGTTTATTTGCAGATTCGTATGCTGCAAGTCTTGTCATGAGTGACGGGGAGTCTGTATATGACTACTGCTGGTATCCCTATATGTCTTCTTCAAGTATGTCACTCATCTTGTTATTTGTAGTAATGCTGATGgtgattagaaaaaaataactagAGTTTGCTTCAATGCCTCAGGTCCAGAGACATGTGTTTTTGCAAGTACTACCCGTGATCACCCTATTCATCTCTGGGATGCTACTACTGGACAGGTGTGTCATTGTCTTTAAAGCTGTTGCTAAAGATGCTTTTTCCTCTCACTGCTCTTTGATAGGTGGCTAGCAGCCCATGACTTGTGTCACTGCTCAACAAGCTTTGCTTGGAAGATATTCTTCCCTACATTATCTTTTCTTGGGTGATTGCAGTTACGCTGTACATACCGTGCTTATGATGCCATGGATGAGATCACTGCTGCCTTTTCAATTGCCTTCAATCCCGCAGGGACTAAGTAAACATTCTTCTTTATCAAAGTGCTTGTCTCCTTCCTTGCTCTTGTGGTCACTGTTCATGTAGAGGCACctgtttcatttttctttaatatttatttgtagttctttaaagagaggaaaaaatgaGTTCTTTTGATTTATTGAAAAAGTAATCTATCCATATTTTCTGGCAGTGTGATTAGATTGACAGTAATGAGGCCTAGTTGTTAATTTAGGTGGTCGCTAATTTTGACACTCTGTCCTCACAAAAGaacattttccctttttgttctttcattatattttttagacTTGAGACTTCTGCATTTTCAGTTTTTCTTGTAGTAACTTCCTACTTCATATGCACTATAATACTAACTTCTTATGTGTTATTCTGATTtgctttattttctttatttatgtaCTTACAGCTGTTAATACTTAATATGCTAAGTTTATGAGAAAGTTTCATTGTTACTTCATTCTTCTCGAATTAGGATATTTGCTGGTTACAACAAATCCATAAGAATATTTGATATTCATCGGCCTGGCAGAGACTTTACCCAGCACTCCACCCTTCAAGGAAATAAAGAAGGGCAATCAGGTATGTTCAGCTAGCTGCTTTTCTTTATGATCACCTTTTTAGCATTTGACTTTATAAATAAGACAATTAGCTAACAATATCTGTGTCAAACACATCAACCTGATAGTTATCTCAAAGAGAAACTATTAAGTCCTGTTGAGGCTAATTAATTCTCCCACCTTCGATGCCTACATTATTCTTCATTATACATTTATTATTCTGGCACCTTTTCTCTAATCTGTTTAGGCATTATTCCTCATTTATTATTCCAACACTTTTTCTCTTATCTGTTTAGGCATTATATCCTCAATGACTTTCTGTCCAAGCCATTCAGGGTTACTGGCAACAGGCTCCTATAGCCAAACTACTGCCATACATAGGGAAGATAACATGGAACTTCTCTATGTCTTGCATGGTCAAGAAGGTGGGGTTACACATGTAAGTTGGCAGAGCTatcattcatattttttttactatactGTACTCAGATACTGAAATGATTCATCAACCATAACATTCACTTACTAGGTCCAATTCTCAAAAGACGGAAACTACTTGTACACTGGTGGCCGGAAGGTTAGAACGATGATACATTTCTGTTCATTACTTTCAATGCCTATTTATCATTGAATTGTACTGTTGTTTGGTCCTTCCTTTGCAAAGAGAATGCTGGATCCATAATTTCATCATATCCGTCACAGATAATGGAAAAATGCACTTGCCACCTTAAACAGTTTCTGATTTTCTAATCTCTAGCAGATAAGAAACCAGAATGGATAGACAGTCAAAACAAGGGAACACAGAACATTATCCATTTGAGTCGATCTCATTTTCCTGTGCAAGCTTTTAATTCTGAGTTTTGTTATTTGGTTGGGATAGGGTTGGGACAGTGGAACCCAGGATCTGTTTCAGTGCTAAGCAATTAACTAAAATAGTTTAGAAATATCTTTGGCTCAACAAAGTAATACATAAATCACTGTATCTTCCTTAATTCTTCGAGCAAGTCATTTAGGTTGAAAAAACTCCACATAATATGAACGATTCTTAACTTGAAAAAGACAATCAAGAAAATCTCAAGGTCCGATTACTGATCAAtgattttacaaaattattgaAGTTCAATTACCTTTTTCAACTATGCCCTCGTAAAAGTTGAATATAACAGCCTCATTAACTTTTAATTTGCAAATTATTACTAAACAGAGAAATGCTTTCCGCACGATCAacattaatggaagaaaatgaGTTTGATTATTTATCAATATTTAATGGTAACCATATTTCAGACTTGGATACTTCCTGTTTATTAATGATCCTAGCACCTTCTCTTCTTATCTCTTCTTTTAGCTTTGTTTGTCCTTAAATTTTTCTCCTATTCTGTTAAGAGTTTAGATGAGGTGAGATCTGGAAAGCAGTTTATGACTTTAGTGTTACTGTAGAATTAGTGCCAAAAGATGTTAATGGGGAGAATGCAGAACAAAGTTGGCGAGTGTTTGATGTTCAGTTTTTTTTCTCCCATTCCTCCAAACCCACTACACTCTCCTTATAGGATACCTATAAAATGAACTCTGAACAGCCTTGACTCCAGGCGAATGTATAATTGACCACTTGGCCCCATAAAGAGGTCAAAAAATTCACTTTAACATCTAACAACTCGAAAACCCCAAGTATCAATCTTTTCAACTTCTACCTTAACATTTTAGTGTATAGTTTGTAAACTTgagtaataattttaaaacaagatCTGTTTTCATATCCTTCATTCAAAGAAATATAAACTTTGTGCCTGTTCCTCTGAAAGGCATGCTTGCTACTTGTTGATTTCCTTCACTTATCTATTTATGATCTAAAATTTGAACCTTTCTTCTTCAGACTCAATTCTTGTCTATCGTCAAGCTAATATCCTGTCATGCATGCATGTTGTGTTAAACATATGTTTGACCAAGTTCATCTCAAACTTCTTTTAGGACCCTTACATACTGTGCTGGGACATTCGGAAGACTGCTGAAATTGTTTACAAGTAAGTTTTTTTCTACTGATTGGACACTCAGGGAACTGGAACATTGGAATGATTGGCTCGATAGCTCTGTTTCTGTTCAGTAAAGAAGCTAATTAGATGCATCCCTCTTCCAAAATAATTGCATTTTACAAGTCGGAGACGTCTCACACTCCTGCTAGAAATGTGATAATTCTTTAGCAGTTCCTTTGttctataaaataaaactatatgTTCATATGATGTTTTTTCCTGGAGGGGAACTTTCATAACTGAAGTTGTCTATATTCACTGTTTTTCGAATTATCCATGTCGAGAATATCAATTTGCATGAATGAAGTAATTTACCATGCACAACGATAACTTTTGTAAGTTTGAATATATTGTGACCTAGTGCTTCAGTGATAACCTAAAGTTCCCTTTTTGATTTCATTTAATTAGGATGTACAGATCATCAGAAACTACCAATCAGCGGATATATTTTGATATTGAACCTCGAGGTCAGCATCTCGGCTCTGGAGGACAGGTAATCTTCTGCTTAGCTCAAAATTACATTCTGTGTCAGAATGAAATTCAAGATCTCATCTTCCGTTCTTGTTTGTCTATGTAGGATGGCTCAGTTCACATTTATAATCTTCAAACCGGACAGTGGGTATCCAGCTTCCGAGCTGCATCAGGTACTTCGTTGTGTTCATTGAAAGAATAAGTTGGGAGAAGGTCCACCTagtttcttctatttcttactCAGCGTATCCTGTTTCAGACACGGTTAATGGCTTTTCATTTCATCCTTTCCTGCCGATGGCTGCCTCTTCATCAGGCCACCGGAGATTTGGAGTTATAGAGGACTCCCACGAGGATATGCTCCTAACAGGTAAATTCATTANNNNNNNNNNNNNNNNNNNNNNNNNNNNNNNNNNNNNNNNNNNNNNNNNNNNNNNNNNNNNNNNNNNNNNNNNNNNNNNNNNNNNNNNNNNNNNNNNNNNNNNNNNNNNNNNNNNNNNNNNNNNNNNNNNNNNNNNNNNNNNNNNNNNNNNNNNNNNNNNNNNNNNNNNNNNNNNNNNNNNNNNNNNNNNNNNNNNNNNNNNNNNNNNNNNNNNNNNNNNNNNNNNNNNNNNNNNNNNNNNNNNNNNNNNNNNNNNNNNNNNNNNNNNNNNNNNNNNNNNNNNNNNNNNNNNNNNNNNNNNNNNNNNNNNNNNNNNNNNNNNNNNNNNNNNNNNNNNNNNNNNNNNNNNNNNNNNNNNNNNNNNNNNNNNNNNNNNNNNNNNNNNNNNNNNNNNNNNNNNNNNNNNNNNNNNNNNNNNNNNNNNNNNNNNNNNNNNNNNNNNNNNNNNNNNNNNNNNNNNNNNNNNNNNNNNNNNNNNNNNNNNNNNNNNNNNNNNNNNNNNNNNNNNNNNNNNNNNNNNNNNNNNNNNNNNNNNNNNNNNNNNNNNNNNNNNNNNNNNNNNNNNNNNNNNNNNNNNNNNNNNNNNNNNNNNNNNNNNNNNNNNNNNNNNNNNNNNNNNNNNNNNNNNNNNNNNNNNNNNNNNNNNNNNNNNNNNNNNNNNNNNNNNNNNNNNNNNNNNNNNNNNNNNNNNNNNNNNNNNNNNNNNNNNNNNNNNNNNNNNNNNNNNNNNNNNNNNNNNNNNNNNNNNNNNNNNNNNNNNNNNNNNNNNNNNNNNNNNNNNNNNNNNNNNNNNNNNNNNNNNNNNNNNNNNNNNNNNNNNNNNNNNNNNNNNNNNNNNNNNNNNNNNNNNNNNNNNNNNNNNNNNNNNNNNNNNNNNNNNNNNNNNNNNNNNNNNNNNNNNNNNNNNNNNNNNNNNNNNNNNNNNNNNNNNNNNNNNNNNNNNNNNNNNNNNNNNNNNNNNNNNNNNNNNNNNNNNNNNNNNNNNNNNNNNNNNNNNNNNNNNNNNNNNNNNNNNNNNNNNNNNNNNNNNNNNNNNNNNNNNNNNNNNNNNNNNNNNNNNNNNNNNNNNNNNNNNNNNNNNNNNNNNNNNNNNNNNNNNNNNNNNNNNNNNNNNNNNNNNNNNNNNNNNNNNNNNNNNNNNNNNNNNNNNNNNNNNNNNNNNNNNNNNNNNNNNNNNNNNNNNNNNNNNNNNNNNNNNNNNNNNNNNNNNNNNNNNNNNNNNNNNNNNNNNNNNNNNNNNNNNNNNNNNNNNNNNNNNNNNNNNNNNNNNNNNNNNNNNNNNNNNNNNNNNNNNNNNNNNNNNNNNNNNNNNNNNNNNNNNNNNNNNNNNNNNNNNNNNNNNNNNNNNNNNNNNNNNNNNNNNNNNNNNNNNNNNNNNNNNNNNNNNNNNNNNNNNNNNNNNNNNNNNNNNNNNNNNNNNNNNNNNNNNNNNNNNNNNNNNNNNNNNNNNNNNNNNNNNNNNNNNNNNNNNNNNNNNNNNNNNNNNNNNNNNNNNNNNNNNNNNNNNNNNNNNNNNNNNNNNNNNNNNNNNNNNNNNNNNNNNNNNNNNNNNNNNNNNNNNNNNNNNNNNNNNNNNNNNNNNNNNNNNNNNNNNNNNNNNNNNNNNNNNNNNNNNNNNNNNNNNNNNNNNNNNNNNNNNNNNNNNNNNNNNNNNNNNNNNNNNNNNNNNNNNNNNNNNNNNNNNNNNNNNNNNNNNNNNNNNNNNNNNNNNNNNNNNNNNNNNNNNNNNNNNNNNNNNNNNNNNNNNNNNNNNNNNNNNNNNNNNNNNNNNNNNNNNNNNNNNNNNNNNNNNNNNNNNNNNNNNNNNNNNNNNNNNNNNNNNNNNNNNNNNNNNNNNNNNNNNNNNNNNNNNNNNNNNNNNNNNNNNNNNNNNNNNNNNNNNNNNNNNNNNNNNNNNNNNNNNNNNNNNNNNNNNNNNNNNNNNNNNNNNNNNNNNNNNNNNNNNNNNNNNNNNNNNNNNNNNNNNNNNNNNNNNNNNNNNNNNNNNNNNNNNNNNNNNNNNNNNNNNNNNNNNNNNNNNNNNNNNNNNNNNNNNNNNNNNNNNNNNNNNNNNNNNNNNNNNNNNNNNNNNNNNNNNNNNNNNNNNNNNNNNNNNNNNNNNNNNNNNNNNNNNNNNNNNNNNNNNNNNNNNNNNNNNNNNNNNNNNNNNNNNNNNNNNNNNNNNNNNNNNNNNNNNNNNNNNNNNNNNNNNNNNNNNNNNNNNNNNNNNNNNNNNNNNNNNNNNNNNNNNNNNNNNNNNNNNNN
The Solanum stenotomum isolate F172 chromosome 12, ASM1918654v1, whole genome shotgun sequence DNA segment above includes these coding regions:
- the LOC125847410 gene encoding uncharacterized protein LOC125847410, producing MEEEASEQQLIRESMDEDAVELLETPIEAVEEKPLEEPYPWPVIQYDVPPYLTYHFFNQFRTPSNPNNFLKGVKWSPDGSGFLTCSDDNTFCLYNLPYDESGQLADFSSSAADTDSYAASLVMSDGESVYDYCWYPYMSSSSPETCVFASTTRDHPIHLWDATTGQLRCTYRAYDAMDEITAAFSIAFNPAGTKIFAGYNKSIRIFDIHRPGRDFTQHSTLQGNKEGQSGIISSMTFCPSHSGLLATGSYSQTTAIHREDNMELLYVLHGQEGGVTHVQFSKDGNYLYTGGRKDPYILCWDIRKTAEIVYKMYRSSETTNQRIYFDIEPRGQHLGSGGQDGSVHIYNLQTGQWVSSFRAASDTVNGFSFHPFLPMAASSSGHRRFGVIEDSHEDMLLTG